aAAAAAAGTTTTTAGATAAATGTGGTAATATTTacgacatcaaattagttttattaatctatagttaaatatattttcataatatagtaatgggttaaaaatattactattttttcttataaactCAGTCGTACTTTAAATCAGTTTGATGTTGGCTGAAGACAAAACGATTTATAGTATAAtcttttaaaacggagggagtactaatacTAGTACTAGGGGAGTACCAACGTGGAAAGCTTTTGCCTGcgcgtttgaaaaaaaaaaaggttggtgCGACGGGCGGACGGGGCCAGCGGCGTGCTGTTTCGGCAGCGCAACGGGCGGGCGGGGCCATGGGCCCATGCGCCGTGCAAAGCGCGACGGTATGCGCGGTTAACGAAAGGCCGATGCGTGTTTTTATCCACGAACGGAGGGAGTTGGTATATAAGCAGCCAAGCAGGGCGACGGCACACCGCCCACATCCACACACACACCCACGATTCCCCACAAACTCACCGGCCATGTCGACGACCTCGCCGAGGGCGGAGGAGGACGCGAAGGAGACGGTGAAGCCGATCTTCATCACGCTCAAGGTGATGGACCAGGAAGACCGGAGGATCCGCCACACCATCAGGATGGCCGACAAGCTGCAGGTGGTCATGGACATGTACTACGCCAAGGCGCCCGATGTCACCTACGGCACGGGGACCTTCCTCTTCGACGGCATACGGCTGAAGGGCGACATGACGCCGATGGGGCTCGAGATGGTGGACGGGGACACTGTCGATTTCTTCCCGGTTATGATCGGCGGCGGAGGATTTTTCCAATGCAATCTTCTTCCCAGTTCTCACTAGTAGTCTACGACTGTCGCCGCCGAGCGTCGTAGACTCGTAGTTAGAATTGTTCATCCTCTGCGATTTGCCGATCGTCGTAGTTTGCAATTTGCAGTGTTTTATTTCCTCATGGCAGCAGCAATCGATGTTAACATTGAATCAGTTGTTCTGGGATGATTAATTATGGCAACAGTAGTTGATCTTGGCAAGTCACTAGCGTCATTTAATCCACTCAATTGCCATGCAAT
The window above is part of the Oryza sativa Japonica Group chromosome 7, ASM3414082v1 genome. Proteins encoded here:
- the LOC107281639 gene encoding small ubiquitin-related modifier 1, with amino-acid sequence MSTTSPRAEEDAKETVKPIFITLKVMDQEDRRIRHTIRMADKLQVVMDMYYAKAPDVTYGTGTFLFDGIRLKGDMTPMGLEMVDGDTVDFFPVMIGGGGFFQCNLLPSSH